From one Planococcus citri chromosome 3, ihPlaCitr1.1, whole genome shotgun sequence genomic stretch:
- the LOC135841230 gene encoding aminoacylase-1-like, with the protein MEKEHPAVTNFRNYLRIPTVHPDINYDECVKFLIGLADELKLPHNVIEVKTGKPVVVITWQGSEPDLPSILLNSHMDVVPVFPDNWTYGPFDAVKDANGDIYARGAQDMKCVGIQYMETIRKYLNEGLKFRRTIHLSFVPDEEIGGVEGMGYFVERPEFKKLNVGFTLDEGIASPSDEFLVFYAERSIWQIIFTCCGNAGHGSLLHENTAAEKVQYLINKFFEYREQQKKKLHSDPNLLIGDVTTVNLTKLEGGVQMNVVPPEMKIGFDIRLALDVNHEDFVKMIDTWCQEAGKDIQYEFINKMPYVPPTILDDSNPWWVTFKNEADKMGLKLRKAVFPGGTDCRYVRELGIPAFGFSPMNNTPVLLHDHDEFLNENVFLKGLDIYYNIIKSAASL; encoded by the exons ATGGAAAAGGAACATCCAGCTGTGACGAATTTTCGCAATTATTTGAGGATCCCTACGGTACACCCGGATATAAATTACG ACGAATGTGTGAAATTCTTGATCGGCCTAGCAGATGAGCTCAAACTACCCCACAATGTGATCGAAGTAAAAACTGGGAAACCAGTTGTAGTGATAACATGGCAAGGTTCTGAGCCAGATTTACCATCTATTCTATTAAATTCGCACATGGATGTCGTCCCAGTATTTCCA GATAATTGGACATATGGACCATTCGACGCAGTCAAAGATGCAAATGGGGATATTTACGCCAGAGGTGCTCAAGATATGAAATGCGTTGGTATCCAGTACATGGAGACTATTCGTAAATACTTGAACGAAGGATTGAAATTCAGAAGAACCATTCATTTATCATTTGTACCCG ATGAAGAAATTGGCGGCGTTGAAGGAATGGGTTATTTCGTAGAAAGAcccgaattcaaaaaattgaacgttgGTTTCACTCTAGACGAAGGAATCGCCAGCCCATCCGAtgaatttttagtattttacgCCGAACGTTCAATTTGGC AAATAATATTCACGTGTTGCGGTAACGCTGGCCATGGTTCTTTATTGCACGAGAACACAGCAGCTGAAAAAGTCCAATACCTTATAAACAAATTCTTTGAATATCGTGAAcagcaaaagaaaaaattgcattctgaTCCAAATCTATTGATAGGCGATGTTACTACGGTTAATTTAACTAAACTCGAG GGTGGAGTTCAGATGAACGTTGTGCCTCCTGAAATGAAAATAGGATTCGATATAAGACTAGCTCTAGATGTAAATCACGAAGATTTCGTTAAAATGATCGATACCTGGTGTCAAGAAGCTGGTAAAGATATTCAATACGAGTTTATTAACAAAATGCCCTACGTTCCTCCTACTATACTCGATGATAGTAATCCGTGGTGGGTTACTTTCAAAAACGAGGCCGATAAAAT GGGTCTTAAACTTAGAAAAGCTGTCTTCCCAGGAGGCACTGATTGTCGATATGTTAGAGAa CTTGGTATTCCTGCTTTTGGATTTTCTCCCATGAATAATACGCCGGTGTTGTTACACGAtcacgatgaatttttgaacgagaATGTCTTTTTGAAAGGATTAGATATATATTACAATATTATTAAAAGTGCAGCTTCATTGTGA